The sequence ATCCCTTGAAAAAGGTGAGACTATCAACATAAAGGGACCTTTAGGGGATTTTTGCCTCGCTGAGTCACACGAGACTCTTGTCATGGTAGCTGGAGGCATTGGTATCACACCGATCAGGAGTATTCTTACAAGTCTTGAGAAAAAAAAAGAAAACACCGGCAAGGTTATCTTACTCTACGGGAATTTGAATAGAGAGGATATAGCTTTCAAGGATGAATTGGAAACTCTAAAGATTCCCAACTATCATCTGGTTCATGTTTTATCTGACCCAACAGGCATGGAAAACGTTTATCACGGTTTTATAAGCGCAGATATAATTTCAAAAGAGGTCCCTGACTGCAGTAACGCCCACTATATGGTCTCAGGTCCACCTGTCATGGTTGAGGCGATAAAAAAAGCCTTAGCCTCGATTGATGTCTTAGGAGACCACATCCGTACCGATATGTTTCTCGGATATAAGTGATAGGTTACACAATACTTTATTTGCCTACTCTATTAGCTGATCCAAAACAGCGCGATTGTCCCAAACGCAGTCTTGGTCGAGATTCTTTTTGTTACCGAAAGCTTAGTGCTGCAAATCCTACTTGTCCCTCAATGTTGCCTTTAGGCAAGAATAAACCAATCCGGACCAGATTGAATAGTTGCTTCTGCAAATTTCTGACTGCTTTGGCCTGATTGTAGCAAGCGCTATATGACGTGTTTTTCGCATACTTTACGATTCAACTCACAAAGGCGTAACTCCAAAGAAGCTGCATTGGAATTAACTTATGTCGTGCCTTTTTTGCTTGAAGATGAGTTAATAGCAAAAGGCGGAAAGTACCACAAAGTTTAAAATTGGAACTCTTTGGCAGTTATTGATGGTTTGATTGTAACAGGCTAGAACCCTGGTTCGTCAACTGCTGTTGCCGAAGCTTTGCTCAAAGCGCTTAATTAGTTTCAAGGTCCCTGCCTTCAATATGATGTTATGAATTTTAATGGAACGCTCATGCTGATATAGAGGGAAAAATCAGTACCGAAAAGAGTGGGACAAAAGAGATGTAATGAAATTCACATTAGTAAAGCTGACGATTTGACTGGTGGCATGCATCTTTTTGAAAAATAAATTTAACAGGAGGAATCATGGATATAAATAGCTTGATAATATTTCTAGCGATTGGCGCATTAGCCGGGTGGTTTGCTGGCAAAATAATTAAAGGGAGAGGATTTGGAGCCATAGGCAATATTATTGTTGGCGTTGTTGGAGCTGTTTTGGGCGGTTATGTGTTCAGCTTTCTGGGTGTAACAGCGGGAGGGTTAATAGGCTCTATAATTACAGCCACCGTTGGTGCCATCATTTTGTTGTTTGTAATCAGTATAGCTAAGAAGGTCTAATTTATATGGGACGCCATAAACCCATCCCTTGAGGCACATCTGATCAACACGAAACAACTCCTCCTAAGCCGGTAGGCTGAGGAGGAGTGGCAATCAAAAAAGACTTTTATGGTGCCAAACTCTGCAATTTCACGCGACCAACACCTTTTCTTTCAACTATCACAGTTGCCAGTTCCCCGGCAGGAAGTCTCAGGTATGCGGCTGTCTTATACATATTAGGGTTGTCGATGTGCGATTTTTCATTACCGATTCTGACAATGACATCGTTGAGTTGAAAGCCGAGCTTATTTTTTGCTGCCCCTTCTTGATCGAGCCAACTGATCAGACAGAGAGGCTTTCCTTCCTGTTCTTCTGCCAATATATAACGGCTGCATCTGAAGCCCCACTGATATTTCTTTGTATTGTGAAAAGGGTAGCCGTTTTTGTCATAAATATATCCACCGAAGACAAATTCATATGGAATATTGTATAATTCCCTGTCATTTTGACTAAAGTGCCACTCCATTTTGGTGTTAAATCGGAGAACCTTAGACATGGTTAAAATATCTAGCCGCCACTTCCTCTGTTCCTTTATAAAATAATAAGGACTACAGGAACGCTGTTCCAGGGGGTGGATGATGAGTGCCCGTGTCCCGTCATCGGAGTAGACCACTTTTCCGTCATTGCATTGTGAGATAAATCGGTATTCATTATCCATATTAATATCTGTGACAGTCCGTTTCTGGAAGAATTTTCGCGTCGCCTCTGAAAAGATATCGAGATTTGGATTTTTGTTATGGGTCCTGAGACCCATCAGGTGCTTGGCAAGGATATCTTCAGGGGTGTCATCTTCTTCTACAGTAATATTATCTCCCTGTTTGGCCGTCCTATCCATCTGGCCAATGAGCGCATCGCTTCTTGACCCTCCACCCAGACTTTTAGTTTCCATTGGTTCAAGGTACTCTTTGCCCTGCTCTGCCTCCATGGCCCGGTCTTTGATGAGTTCCATCAGCATATACACCCCGTCGGAAATGTTCGAGTCACGAAAGTAAGGGACCATACCCTTACGTTCAATGTAGGAGATAAAGGCATCGGTGTAGATGGGCTCGAGAGCCATTGACACGCCCATTCGCACCTCATCGAGTTGAGAGTTGATCACAAGGAGCAGGGCTCTGCCGCTTGTTGAGCGACTCTCATACTGGAAGTCTTCGTAAGCCTCGTTGGTAAAGGAGGTGATATCCTGCTCGCTCCTGGTTGTCATCACTCGGAAATCGATATCAAAGGT comes from Desulfocapsa sulfexigens DSM 10523 and encodes:
- a CDS encoding FAD-dependent oxidoreductase, whose product is MEYPAKFLKRTERTPTAVSYRFTRHKGFSFTAGQYMLVNLGDKLVHPLSLSNCPEESNFIEFTKRMTSSPYCSRLESLEKGETINIKGPLGDFCLAESHETLVMVAGGIGITPIRSILTSLEKKKENTGKVILLYGNLNREDIAFKDELETLKIPNYHLVHVLSDPTGMENVYHGFISADIISKEVPDCSNAHYMVSGPPVMVEAIKKALASIDVLGDHIRTDMFLGYK
- a CDS encoding GlsB/YeaQ/YmgE family stress response membrane protein, producing the protein MDINSLIIFLAIGALAGWFAGKIIKGRGFGAIGNIIVGVVGAVLGGYVFSFLGVTAGGLIGSIITATVGAIILLFVISIAKKV
- a CDS encoding TPM domain-containing protein, with the protein product MYIAILFAVLTIAGCIGDDKSSTQTDTLIVDNAGIINFSPDVMDHYREYNSYLLKTFDIDFRVMTTRSEQDITSFTNEAYEDFQYESRSTSGRALLLVINSQLDEVRMGVSMALEPIYTDAFISYIERKGMVPYFRDSNISDGVYMLMELIKDRAMEAEQGKEYLEPMETKSLGGGSRSDALIGQMDRTAKQGDNITVEEDDTPEDILAKHLMGLRTHNKNPNLDIFSEATRKFFQKRTVTDINMDNEYRFISQCNDGKVVYSDDGTRALIIHPLEQRSCSPYYFIKEQRKWRLDILTMSKVLRFNTKMEWHFSQNDRELYNIPYEFVFGGYIYDKNGYPFHNTKKYQWGFRCSRYILAEEQEGKPLCLISWLDQEGAAKNKLGFQLNDVIVRIGNEKSHIDNPNMYKTAAYLRLPAGELATVIVERKGVGRVKLQSLAP